Part of the Zingiber officinale cultivar Zhangliang chromosome 8A, Zo_v1.1, whole genome shotgun sequence genome, CCTTATGATTTGCAATAACTAATGTTGCTTATCCAAAGGGCAAATTGCTGCTTCAGATCATATATGATACAATGTCATAAACAAGGATAAATTAACAGAAAGCAAGGCAACGGGTCCATGTAAAAATGGAGAGGTGAGGATCCTAGTTTTATCAGGAAATAGATGACTTGAAGAAAATGTAATAGGTTACCTGCTCACTATAACGTCTCCTTGTAGACACGCGAACATGTCAAAGCAAATGAACTCTAAAATCAAAGATGCATTTAATAAGGATTAGGATAGTACAAAGGAAGATCATATAAATTCACCAAATGAACAACACCAATGCAAACTTGTAGCAGAAACCATAACAAGTTTTAAGAAATACCTCAATTTCCTCTCTAGTTAGTTAGCACAGAACTGCAAGAAAATCTGACCTACTTGGAGAATCCCTCTTCTGCTCAAGAAACTCTAGCAAGAAATTATTCACATTAACTGGTGGAGAGAACCATCAACCGTAATGAGAAAAAATTATATGCACCGAGGTAATTGCATCACCTCTATGGTCTTGATTTTAAAGTCTTGCCAGCTTCTCTACAAGATAGTGCAAACATCTGCTTAAGAAACATAATGTGAAAGCAAATGGTAAACAGAACACAACACTTCGAAAGTGTAGCCTTCTGAATTCTGTAATGGTTAGTAACAGATAAGTATAAGAGATTGCAAGCAAGATAAATATGAACCTACGAACAATGCAAAGAAGCAAGAACATATTAGCATGGAAAAGCAAAATATAGGCATATAAATGCGTACTCTTCAAATAAAGTTTTTCTTTgatattattttttcctttttcaaattCAAAGAACTAACATCGCCGAGCATTCTGCCCTCATTCAGTTTCCAGTCCATACATAACTCCAGCATATCTCTCAATCGGCGCATCAAAGTGTTTCTCCAACAGTTTCCTGAATGTCCAAGCAGTAAGCAAACTATCTGAACCAGCCTGATGGCAGATCCCGACCCTATCGATCTCCAACTGCTCAGCGAGCTTGTTAAGACCCCCATGGAAGCTGTTTGAAAACCTCATGAGGTGCTTAATGTCGTACACAACAGGGAAAAACGTCCTGACGAGTTGGAGGAATTCCTCTCTTGTCTCCGGCAACCTTCTGCAAGTCAGGATCTTGAGGAGGTATCCGAAATCGTAGGCACAATGGAAGGTCACCCAGCTGATAGAATCGTTGAGGACGACGCCCGACGACATGAGGAGCTCCGCGAAGCGCTTGGCGTCCACCCCATGCTCCCGATTCATGGCGAAATCAATGCCCGACTTCTTAAGGAGATCGATGGAGTCAGGGTTGCTGATATCTCGGTCGACGTCGAACTCCATGAAGTTAAACTGCCACACGATGGGACGCCCAGATTCCGAGAAAGGGAGGATCCCGGCGGCGTTGGTGAAGGTTAGACCTAGCTGGATCAGGTGGAGGAGGTCGACGTTGGCGCGGAGGACATGGTAGTTGTTGTCC contains:
- the LOC122008802 gene encoding probable CCR4-associated factor 1 homolog 6; translation: MSKSDQAGGVEIRDVWAGNIEAEFEIIREIVDDFPFVAMDTEFPGVAIRPLGDFMCHADNNYHVLRANVDLLHLIQLGLTFTNAAGILPFSESGRPIVWQFNFMEFDVDRDISNPDSIDLLKKSGIDFAMNREHGVDAKRFAELLMSSGVVLNDSISWVTFHCAYDFGYLLKILTCRRLPETREEFLQLVRTFFPVVYDIKHLMRFSNSFHGGLNKLAEQLEIDRVGICHQAGSDSLLTAWTFRKLLEKHFDAPIERYAGVMYGLETE